A single window of Eucalyptus grandis isolate ANBG69807.140 chromosome 1, ASM1654582v1, whole genome shotgun sequence DNA harbors:
- the LOC120295521 gene encoding proline transporter 3-like codes for MLDGLPNLPNGRPLLFRSRCQEILEMLHKARACLSFYPWHVADSWFQGAFILTIGVNSVFVLGYSGTIMVPLGWVPGVLGLIAAAAISLDTNVLIAKLHEFGGKRHIRYGDLAGHIYGRKAYSLTWVLQYVNLFMINSGFIILAGEALKAVYILFWDDHVMKLPYFIAIKGFVCALFAIRIPYLSASRVWLGDFTVLSLVYIVTAFVLALRDGAAITLVESLLMFHVVQGALDTSKVYRACNAGTYSSSDPYLNSVDYVLADLETVTPNQAN; via the exons ATGCTGGATGGTCTCCCGAATCTCCCCAATGGACGGCCCTTGTTGTTCCGCTCGCGGTGCCAAGAGATCCTGGAAATGCTCCACAAAGCAAGGGCATGCTTGTCCTT CTATCCCTGGCATGTTGCAGATTCATGGTTCCAGGGAGCATTCATCCTAACCATCGGCGTCAACagtgtttttgttcttggatATTCAGGAACCATTATGGTTCCTCTTGGCTGGGTCCCTGGAGTACTTGGATTAATTGCCGCAGCAGCTATTTCGTTGGACACGAATGTTCTCATTGCCAAGCTTCATGAATTTGGTGGAAAGAGGCACATTAGATATGGAGACCTTGCTGGACATATATAT GGTAGGAAAGCTTATTCTCTTACATGGGTGTTACAGTATGTTAATCTCTTCATGATTAACAGTGGATTTATCATTTTGGCTGGTGAGGCTCTGAAG GCGGTTTATATTCTCTTCTGGGATGACCATGTGATGAAGCTTCCTTACTTTATTGCCATTAAGGGCTTTGTCTGTGCCTTGTTTGCGATTAGGATACCTTATTTATCAGCTTCAAGGGTCTGGCTGGGAGATTTCACAGTCCTCAGTCTGGTTTACATCGTTACAGCATTTGTACTGGCTCTACGAGATG GAGCTGCAATTACGCTGGTTGAGTCCCTTTTGATGTTCCATGTTGTTCAAGGTGCTCTGGACACCAGCAAAGTTTATAGGGCTTGCAATGCCGGCACCTATTCGAGCAGTGACCCTTACTTGAACAGTGTGGATTATGTGCTCGCGGACTTGGAGACTGTGACCCCGAATCAAGCGAACTAA